A genomic stretch from Enterobacter oligotrophicus includes:
- a CDS encoding amidohydrolase family protein, with protein sequence MSENKSRREFISQSGKMVTACALFGATGSVAYAADTTKPTCETGKPMNITAKHYYLDNVLLEAGFNFDGGVATSTRTELKTLEIKDGKIIVLRDNKSHADATLPHYDAGGKLMLPAMRDMHIHLDKTFYGGPWRSLNRPAGTTIQDMIRLEQKLLPELQPYTQQRAEKLIDLLQSKGSTIARSHCNIEPVSGLKNLENLQAVLARRGAGFDCEIVAFPQHGLLLSNSEKLMREAMQAGAHYVGGLDPTNVDGAMEKSLDTMFQIALDYDKGVDIHLHETSPAGVAAVNYMVETVEKTPELKGKLTISHAFALATLNEQQVDEIATRMAAQQVTIASTVPIGTLHMPLKQLRNKGVFVMTGTDSVIDHWSPYGLGDMLEKANLYAQLYIRPNEQTLSRALGIATGDVLPLNEKGERVWPKAQDDASFVLVDASCSAEAVARISPRTATFHKGNLVWGSVG encoded by the coding sequence ATGAGTGAAAACAAAAGCCGCCGCGAGTTTATCAGCCAGAGCGGCAAAATGGTTACCGCCTGCGCGCTGTTTGGCGCTACAGGTTCCGTCGCGTATGCTGCGGATACCACGAAGCCAACCTGCGAAACGGGCAAACCGATGAACATCACCGCAAAACACTATTACCTCGATAATGTGCTGCTGGAGGCCGGATTTAATTTCGACGGCGGCGTGGCGACGAGCACCCGCACTGAGCTAAAAACGCTGGAGATTAAAGACGGCAAAATCATCGTCCTGCGCGATAACAAAAGCCACGCCGACGCCACCCTGCCGCACTATGATGCAGGCGGAAAGCTGATGCTGCCTGCCATGCGCGACATGCATATCCATCTGGATAAAACGTTTTACGGCGGCCCGTGGCGTTCGCTCAATCGCCCGGCGGGAACGACCATTCAGGATATGATCCGTCTTGAGCAAAAGCTGCTGCCGGAGCTACAGCCTTATACCCAGCAACGCGCGGAAAAGTTAATCGATCTGCTCCAGTCGAAAGGTTCGACCATCGCCCGCAGCCACTGCAATATTGAGCCGGTTTCCGGCCTGAAAAACCTGGAAAATCTGCAGGCGGTGCTGGCGCGCCGGGGCGCAGGTTTTGACTGTGAAATCGTGGCGTTCCCGCAGCACGGATTGCTGTTATCGAATTCTGAAAAGCTGATGCGCGAGGCGATGCAGGCCGGGGCGCATTACGTGGGGGGGCTGGACCCGACCAACGTGGACGGCGCGATGGAAAAATCCCTCGACACTATGTTCCAGATTGCGCTGGATTACGACAAAGGGGTGGATATCCACCTGCACGAAACCAGCCCGGCGGGCGTGGCGGCGGTGAACTATATGGTGGAAACCGTCGAGAAAACGCCGGAACTGAAGGGCAAACTCACCATTAGCCACGCCTTTGCGCTGGCGACGCTCAACGAGCAGCAGGTGGATGAGATCGCCACCCGCATGGCGGCGCAGCAGGTGACCATTGCCTCTACCGTGCCCATCGGCACCCTGCACATGCCGCTGAAGCAACTGCGGAATAAAGGCGTGTTTGTCATGACCGGTACCGACAGCGTGATCGACCACTGGTCGCCGTATGGGCTGGGAGACATGCTGGAAAAAGCCAACCTCTATGCGCAACTCTATATCCGCCCGAACGAGCAGACACTTTCCCGCGCATTAGGTATCGCCACAGGCGACGTGCTGCCGCTGAACGAAAAGGGTGAACGCGTGTGGCCGAAAGCGCAGGATGACGCCAGCTTTGTGCTGGTGGATGCCTCCTGCTCTGCCGAAGCCGTGGCGCGCATTTCTCCGCGTACCGCAACGTTCCACAAAGGGAATCTGGTCTGGGGCTCGGTGGGCTGA
- a CDS encoding carbamate kinase family protein has protein sequence MKELMVVAIGGNSIIKDNASQSVEHQAQAVKAVADSVLEMLASDYDIVLTHGNGPQVGLDLRRAEIAHEREGLPLTPLANCVADTQGGIGYLIQQALNNRLATRGEQKAVTVVTQVEVDKHDPGFTHPTKPIGAFFSEAQRDELQRAHPDWHFVEDSGRGYRRVVASPQPLRIVEADAIKTLTQKGFVVIGAGGGGIPVVRTEQGDYQSVDAVIDKDLSTALLAREIRADVLVITTGVEKVCIHFGKPNQQALSTVNVAQMTRYREEGHFPAGSMLPKIVASLEFLHHGGRRVIITSPDCLPAALRGETGTHIVNEGR, from the coding sequence ATGAAAGAGCTTATGGTCGTCGCCATTGGCGGCAACAGCATTATCAAAGACAACGCCAGCCAGTCGGTTGAGCATCAGGCGCAGGCGGTAAAGGCGGTGGCTGACTCCGTGCTGGAGATGCTGGCCTCCGACTATGACATTGTGCTCACCCACGGAAACGGCCCCCAGGTGGGGCTGGATCTTCGCCGCGCCGAGATTGCTCACGAGCGGGAAGGATTGCCGCTGACGCCGCTGGCGAACTGTGTAGCAGACACCCAGGGCGGTATCGGCTACCTGATCCAGCAGGCGCTCAACAACCGCCTGGCGACGCGCGGGGAGCAAAAAGCGGTGACGGTGGTCACGCAGGTGGAGGTGGATAAACACGATCCTGGCTTTACGCACCCGACGAAACCGATCGGCGCATTTTTCAGCGAGGCGCAGCGTGACGAGCTGCAACGTGCGCACCCGGACTGGCATTTCGTTGAGGATTCAGGACGTGGCTATCGCCGCGTGGTGGCCTCCCCGCAGCCGCTGCGCATTGTCGAGGCCGATGCGATCAAAACCCTGACGCAAAAAGGCTTCGTGGTGATTGGCGCAGGTGGCGGCGGTATTCCGGTGGTTCGCACTGAACAGGGAGATTACCAGAGCGTTGACGCGGTGATTGATAAAGACCTCTCCACCGCACTGCTGGCGCGTGAGATCCGCGCCGACGTGCTGGTGATCACCACCGGCGTGGAGAAAGTGTGCATCCACTTCGGCAAGCCGAATCAACAGGCGCTGAGCACGGTGAACGTGGCGCAGATGACGCGCTACAGGGAAGAAGGGCATTTTCCGGCGGGCAGCATGCTGCCGAAAATCGTCGCCTCGCTGGAATTCCTGCATCACGGCGGCAGACGCGTGATCATCACCTCGCCGGACTGCCTGCCCGCGGCGCTGCGCGGGGAAACCGGCACCCATATTGTGAATGAAGGAAGATAA
- a CDS encoding xanthine permease, translating to MKNMKLEWKRGDWAAYFGLMTNNLTNLLTMMGLLIFVVGIPKEIVYGRIAPAFGLAVLVASVCYAWFGLQMARQSGRTDVTALPSGPSAPSIFTVTFLVLMPVYQQTGDADFAIQIGLVWCFVEAMILAGGSFLGETIRKMIPRTVLLSCLSGLGLLLLAMNPMLQAFEAPTVSFIVLLLIFINWFGKKPIFAKIPTGLLLLIAGTALAWISGLQSPDAIKASMSSFGFNPPSVHIEGFMQGLPHALPYLASAVPLGLANYIFDLENIESAHAAGDEYPTRKVMLANGLASMLGCLMGNPFPVTVYVGHAGWKAMGASIGYTLASGVTMFIVPLFGLGAFMLAIIPMTAIVPILVFIGVVTANQVVRETPKVEVPVIFICLFPWIANWALTMMNSVMGAAGTNAAKIGTDVLHSKGIYYEGLVHLGNGAPLASMLWGCIAIFAIINKPLRGAVAAAVGALLALFGVIHAPAVGFAEGSSLMFVTAYLMMGGMFVMKHVLDSREAASAEAGTVAKEQV from the coding sequence ATGAAAAACATGAAACTGGAGTGGAAAAGAGGTGACTGGGCGGCGTATTTCGGGTTGATGACCAACAACCTGACCAATTTGCTGACCATGATGGGGCTGCTCATTTTTGTCGTCGGCATCCCGAAGGAGATTGTTTATGGACGCATCGCGCCAGCCTTCGGGCTGGCGGTGCTGGTGGCGAGCGTCTGCTATGCGTGGTTTGGCCTGCAGATGGCGCGCCAGAGCGGGCGAACGGACGTTACCGCACTGCCGTCCGGCCCCAGCGCACCGTCGATTTTTACCGTGACCTTCCTGGTCCTGATGCCGGTTTATCAGCAAACCGGTGACGCCGATTTCGCCATTCAGATCGGTCTGGTGTGGTGCTTTGTCGAAGCGATGATCCTGGCGGGCGGTTCGTTCCTGGGGGAAACCATTCGCAAGATGATCCCGCGTACCGTGCTGCTGTCGTGCTTGTCTGGTCTGGGCCTGCTGCTGCTGGCGATGAACCCGATGCTCCAGGCGTTCGAAGCGCCCACCGTGTCGTTTATTGTTCTGCTGCTGATCTTCATCAACTGGTTTGGCAAAAAGCCAATCTTCGCCAAAATCCCGACGGGCCTGCTTCTGCTGATTGCCGGTACGGCACTGGCGTGGATCTCCGGTCTGCAAAGCCCGGATGCCATTAAAGCGTCCATGTCCTCCTTCGGCTTTAACCCGCCGTCCGTGCATATCGAAGGCTTTATGCAGGGCTTGCCGCACGCGCTGCCGTATCTGGCGTCTGCGGTTCCGCTGGGGCTGGCAAACTACATTTTTGACCTGGAAAACATCGAAAGCGCCCACGCGGCGGGGGATGAGTACCCGACCCGCAAGGTGATGCTGGCGAACGGTCTGGCGTCGATGCTCGGCTGCCTGATGGGTAACCCGTTCCCGGTGACGGTCTACGTCGGCCACGCGGGCTGGAAAGCGATGGGAGCCAGCATCGGCTACACGCTGGCCTCTGGTGTAACCATGTTCATCGTGCCGCTGTTCGGGCTGGGGGCGTTTATGCTCGCCATCATTCCGATGACTGCCATTGTGCCGATCCTGGTGTTTATCGGCGTTGTCACCGCCAACCAGGTGGTGAGGGAAACGCCAAAAGTGGAGGTGCCCGTTATCTTCATCTGCCTGTTCCCGTGGATCGCCAACTGGGCGCTGACCATGATGAACAGTGTGATGGGCGCGGCGGGGACGAATGCCGCGAAAATTGGCACCGATGTACTGCACAGCAAAGGCATCTATTACGAAGGGCTGGTGCATCTGGGCAACGGCGCACCGCTTGCCAGTATGCTCTGGGGCTGTATCGCCATCTTCGCCATTATCAACAAACCGCTGCGCGGCGCGGTGGCGGCGGCGGTCGGTGCATTGCTGGCGCTGTTTGGCGTGATCCATGCGCCAGCGGTGGGCTTTGCCGAAGGCAGTTCGCTGATGTTCGTTACGGCCTACCTGATGATGGGCGGCATGTTTGTGATGAAGCATGTGCTCGACAGCCGCGAAGCGGCGAGCGCTGAAGCAGGCACCGTTGCGAAGGAGCAGGTATGA
- a CDS encoding DUF1116 domain-containing protein, translated as MTTLFNQPLNVINVGIAMFSDDLKKQHVPVTQLDWTPPGQGNMQVVEALDQLAAKPLADKIAAANKIALERIIQSHPVLVGYDQAINVVPGMTRTTILHAGPPVSWENMCGAMKGAVTGALVFEGLAKDIKDAERVAASGEITFSPCHEHDCVGSMAGVTSASMFMHIVENKTYGNRAFTNLSEQMAKILRMGANDQSVIDRLNWMRDVLGPMLRDAMKIIGEIDLRLMLAQALHMGDECHNRNNAGTTLLIQALTPGLIQAGYPVEQQREVFEFVASSDYFSGPTWMAMCKAALDAAHGIEYSTVVTTMARNGYEFGLRISGLPGQWFTGPAQQVIGPMFAGYKPEDSGLDIGDSAITETYGIGGFAMATAPAIVALVGGTVDEAIDFSRQMREITLGENPNVTIPLLSFMGIPTAIDITKVAGSGILPVINTAIAHKDAGIGMIGAGIVHPPFSCFEKALLTFRDRYFL; from the coding sequence ATGACGACTTTATTTAACCAGCCGCTGAATGTGATTAACGTCGGCATTGCGATGTTTAGCGACGACCTCAAAAAACAGCATGTGCCCGTGACTCAACTGGACTGGACGCCGCCGGGACAGGGCAATATGCAGGTGGTGGAAGCCCTCGATCAACTGGCGGCTAAACCGCTGGCCGATAAAATCGCCGCCGCCAATAAGATTGCGCTTGAGCGCATTATTCAGTCCCATCCGGTGCTGGTGGGTTACGACCAGGCCATTAACGTTGTGCCGGGAATGACCCGCACCACCATTCTGCACGCAGGCCCGCCTGTCTCCTGGGAAAACATGTGCGGAGCCATGAAAGGGGCAGTCACCGGGGCGCTGGTGTTTGAAGGGCTGGCGAAAGATATTAAAGATGCCGAACGGGTGGCCGCTTCTGGAGAGATCACCTTTTCGCCGTGCCACGAGCACGACTGCGTCGGCTCGATGGCGGGCGTCACCTCCGCATCGATGTTTATGCACATCGTTGAGAACAAAACCTACGGCAACCGCGCGTTCACCAACCTCAGCGAGCAGATGGCAAAAATTCTGCGTATGGGGGCTAACGACCAGAGCGTGATCGACCGCCTGAACTGGATGCGCGACGTGCTCGGCCCGATGCTGCGCGACGCAATGAAGATTATCGGTGAAATCGACCTGCGCCTGATGCTGGCCCAGGCGCTGCACATGGGCGACGAGTGCCACAATCGCAACAACGCGGGCACCACGCTGCTGATCCAGGCGCTGACGCCGGGGCTGATTCAGGCGGGCTATCCGGTCGAGCAGCAGCGCGAGGTGTTTGAGTTTGTCGCCAGCAGCGACTACTTCTCCGGCCCGACGTGGATGGCAATGTGCAAAGCCGCGCTGGATGCCGCCCACGGCATTGAGTACAGCACCGTGGTCACCACTATGGCGCGCAATGGCTACGAGTTCGGCCTGCGCATCTCCGGCCTGCCGGGGCAGTGGTTCACCGGTCCGGCGCAGCAGGTGATTGGCCCGATGTTCGCAGGCTACAAGCCGGAAGACTCCGGGCTGGATATCGGCGACAGCGCCATCACCGAAACCTACGGCATCGGCGGCTTTGCGATGGCAACGGCTCCGGCGATTGTGGCGCTGGTGGGCGGTACGGTGGATGAAGCCATCGACTTCTCCCGCCAGATGCGTGAAATCACGCTCGGCGAAAACCCGAACGTCACCATTCCGCTGCTCTCGTTTATGGGCATCCCGACCGCCATTGACATCACGAAAGTGGCGGGCAGCGGCATTCTGCCGGTGATCAACACCGCCATTGCTCACAAAGACGCCGGTATCGGCATGATTGGGGCGGGCATCGTTCACCCGCCGTTTAGCTGTTTTGAAAAGGCGCTGTTGACCTTCCGCGATCGCTACTTTTTATAA
- the fdrA gene encoding acyl-CoA synthetase FdrA, with protein MPTKIVIKKNTYFDSVSLMSVSTKANKLPGVEQAFVAMATDMNKGVLKNLGLLTPELSDAKNGDLMIVIKGDAANDETLAAIEALFTRKESAGSHEARYATIASAKTHRPDSNLAVISVNGTFAAREARQALENDLNVMLFSDNVSLDDELALKQLAHEKGLLMMGPDCGTAIINGAGLCFANAVRRGPIGIIGASGTGSQELSVRIHEFGGGVSQLIGTGGRDLSEKIGGLMMLDAIDMLEADEGTQVIALISKPPAPAVAEKVLARARACRKPVVVCFLGRNEPPADEDGLQFARGTKEAALKAVLLTGIKKESLDLHPLNWPLIEEVRARLTPQQKYIRGLFCGGTLCDEAMFAALEKYDDVYSNIQPDPAKRLDDINVSKAHTFLDFGDDDFTNGKPHPMIDPTNRISRLLQEARDPEVGVIVMDFVLGFGAHDDPVGVMIDAIKEAQAIAKADNRPLDILGYVLGTDRDLPSLAQQCQLLTDAGVIWASSSTNTGLLAREFVCKGENA; from the coding sequence ATGCCAACCAAAATCGTCATAAAAAAGAATACTTATTTTGATTCGGTCTCATTAATGTCGGTGTCCACCAAAGCCAATAAATTGCCGGGTGTTGAACAGGCATTTGTGGCCATGGCGACGGATATGAACAAAGGCGTATTAAAAAACCTCGGGCTGTTAACGCCGGAATTAAGCGATGCCAAAAACGGCGACCTGATGATCGTCATAAAAGGCGACGCGGCGAATGATGAAACGCTGGCGGCCATTGAAGCGTTATTCACCCGTAAAGAGAGTGCAGGTTCCCATGAAGCGCGCTACGCCACGATTGCCAGCGCGAAAACCCATCGCCCGGACAGCAACCTTGCGGTCATTTCCGTCAACGGCACCTTCGCCGCCCGCGAAGCTCGTCAGGCACTGGAAAACGATCTCAACGTGATGCTGTTTTCCGATAACGTGTCGCTCGACGATGAGCTGGCGTTAAAACAACTGGCGCATGAGAAAGGATTGCTGATGATGGGGCCAGACTGCGGCACCGCCATCATCAACGGCGCGGGACTGTGCTTCGCCAACGCGGTGCGCCGTGGGCCGATTGGGATTATCGGCGCATCCGGCACCGGCAGCCAGGAGCTGAGCGTGCGCATTCACGAATTCGGCGGCGGCGTGTCGCAGTTGATTGGCACCGGCGGGCGCGATCTCAGTGAAAAAATCGGCGGCCTGATGATGCTCGATGCCATCGACATGCTGGAAGCGGACGAGGGCACGCAGGTGATTGCGCTCATCTCCAAGCCGCCAGCGCCAGCCGTGGCTGAAAAGGTGCTGGCCCGTGCGCGCGCCTGCCGCAAGCCCGTGGTGGTCTGCTTCCTCGGTCGAAATGAACCGCCTGCTGATGAAGACGGTTTGCAGTTTGCACGCGGCACCAAAGAGGCTGCGCTAAAAGCGGTTCTGCTTACCGGCATCAAAAAAGAGTCCCTCGATCTGCACCCACTCAACTGGCCGTTAATCGAAGAGGTGCGCGCCCGCCTGACCCCGCAACAGAAGTACATTCGCGGCCTGTTTTGCGGCGGCACGTTGTGCGACGAAGCAATGTTTGCCGCACTTGAGAAGTACGACGATGTTTACAGCAACATCCAGCCCGATCCGGCGAAACGGCTGGACGATATCAACGTCAGTAAAGCCCATACCTTCCTCGACTTTGGTGACGATGATTTCACCAACGGCAAACCGCATCCGATGATCGACCCGACCAACCGCATCAGCCGCCTGTTACAGGAGGCACGTGACCCGGAAGTGGGCGTGATTGTCATGGACTTTGTGCTGGGCTTCGGCGCGCACGACGATCCGGTGGGCGTAATGATTGACGCCATCAAAGAGGCGCAGGCAATCGCGAAGGCCGATAACCGTCCGCTGGACATTCTCGGCTATGTGCTCGGCACCGATCGGGATCTGCCATCGCTGGCGCAGCAGTGTCAGCTGCTGACCGATGCGGGCGTCATCTGGGCCAGCAGCAGTACCAATACCGGATTACTGGCGCGTGAATTTGTCTGCAAAGGGGAGAACGCATAA
- a CDS encoding ankyrin repeat domain-containing protein, which produces MSANELVTEFLLAAEQGNVDALKACLDKGVDINATNRQKRTAIIIASLNKHYSCVEFLITAGADIDKQDQTCFNPFLISCLTNDLTLLRIVLPAGPDLDRLTRFGGVGITPASEKGHVEIVRELLAKTDINVNHTNFVGWTPLLEAIVLNDGGAKQQEIVKLLLDNGANPHMTDKYGKTPLELAREKGFHAIADLLLAAGA; this is translated from the coding sequence ATGTCTGCAAACGAACTCGTTACTGAATTTCTGCTGGCGGCAGAGCAAGGCAACGTTGATGCGCTAAAAGCCTGCCTGGATAAAGGCGTGGATATCAATGCCACTAACCGCCAGAAAAGAACCGCCATTATTATCGCCAGTCTGAATAAGCATTATTCCTGTGTGGAGTTTTTAATTACCGCGGGTGCAGACATTGATAAACAGGATCAAACCTGCTTTAACCCTTTTCTCATTAGCTGCCTGACCAATGATTTAACCCTGCTGCGGATTGTATTACCCGCCGGCCCGGATCTGGATCGCCTGACGCGCTTTGGCGGTGTCGGCATTACGCCTGCCAGCGAAAAAGGCCACGTGGAGATCGTGCGTGAACTGCTGGCGAAAACGGATATCAACGTCAACCACACCAACTTCGTCGGCTGGACACCGCTGCTGGAAGCCATCGTATTAAACGACGGCGGCGCGAAACAGCAGGAGATTGTGAAACTGCTGCTGGATAACGGCGCGAACCCACACATGACCGACAAATACGGCAAAACCCCGCTCGAACTGGCGCGGGAAAAAGGCTTCCATGCGATAGCTGACCTGCTGCTGGCGGCGGGCGCATAA
- a CDS encoding LysR substrate-binding domain-containing protein: MNSIFTEENLLAFTTAARFGSFSKAAGELGVTTSAISYTIKRMETGLDVVLFVRNTRSIELTESGFYFYRKATDLLNDFHAIKRGIDTISQGIEARVRICINQLLYTPRHTARLLQVLKKQFPTCQITVTTEVYNGVWDSIINNQANIAIGAPDTLLDGGGIDYTEIGAIRWVFAIAPEHPLAFMPEPIAESQLRLYPNIMVEDTAHTINKKVGWLLHGQEAILVPDFNTKCQCQILGEGIGFLPEYMAREAVEEGLLVTRRINNPRQDSRMLLATQHAATGQVTRWIKQQFAPEGVLTGIYSDLLWRA, encoded by the coding sequence ATGAATTCCATCTTTACCGAAGAGAATTTACTGGCATTCACCACAGCGGCACGCTTTGGCAGCTTCAGCAAAGCCGCCGGAGAACTTGGCGTCACGACCTCCGCGATCAGTTACACCATCAAGCGCATGGAGACCGGGCTGGACGTGGTGCTGTTCGTGCGCAATACCCGCAGCATTGAACTTACCGAGTCCGGCTTTTACTTTTACCGTAAAGCCACCGACCTGCTGAACGACTTTCACGCCATCAAGCGCGGGATTGATACGATTTCACAGGGGATTGAAGCGCGGGTGCGCATCTGTATTAATCAGCTTTTGTATACGCCACGGCACACCGCCCGACTGCTGCAGGTGCTGAAAAAACAGTTTCCCACTTGCCAGATCACCGTCACCACCGAGGTGTATAACGGCGTCTGGGATTCCATCATTAACAACCAGGCGAATATCGCCATTGGTGCGCCGGACACGCTGCTCGACGGCGGCGGCATTGATTACACTGAGATTGGTGCCATTCGCTGGGTCTTTGCCATCGCGCCAGAACACCCGCTGGCGTTTATGCCGGAGCCGATTGCAGAAAGCCAGCTGCGCCTGTATCCCAACATCATGGTGGAGGACACCGCCCACACCATTAATAAGAAGGTCGGCTGGCTGCTGCACGGGCAGGAGGCGATTCTGGTGCCGGATTTCAACACCAAATGCCAGTGTCAGATCCTGGGCGAAGGGATTGGATTTTTACCGGAGTATATGGCGCGGGAGGCGGTAGAAGAGGGTTTGCTGGTGACGCGGCGCATCAATAACCCGCGTCAGGATTCGCGTATGTTGCTCGCCACACAGCATGCGGCAACCGGCCAGGTCACGCGCTGGATCAAACAACAGTTTGCGCCAGAGGGCGTTCTGACCGGGATCTACAGCGATTTACTCTGGCGCGCTTAG
- a CDS encoding YqaE/Pmp3 family membrane protein translates to MGFWRIVFTIILPPLGVLLGKGFGWAFILNIILTLLGYIPGLIHAFWVQTKN, encoded by the coding sequence ATGGGTTTTTGGCGTATTGTCTTTACAATCATCCTTCCGCCGCTGGGCGTGTTGCTTGGGAAAGGCTTTGGCTGGGCGTTTATCCTGAACATCATTCTGACGCTGCTGGGCTACATCCCTGGCCTTATCCACGCCTTTTGGGTTCAGACCAAAAACTAA
- the stpA gene encoding DNA-binding protein StpA, translating to MSLTLQNLNNIRTLRALARELSMDVLEEVLEKVRIVTEEKRSEQAELEQQRAEQQDKINALLELMKADGISPSDLLSSELLQGGHQVKKRKTREAKYRFIDANGEEKTWTGQGRTPKPIANALANGKSLDDFLI from the coding sequence ATGTCTTTGACGTTACAGAATCTTAATAATATCCGCACGCTTCGTGCGCTGGCGCGTGAATTATCCATGGACGTTCTGGAAGAAGTTCTGGAAAAAGTCAGGATTGTCACTGAAGAAAAACGCAGCGAGCAAGCGGAGCTTGAACAGCAGCGTGCTGAGCAGCAGGATAAAATTAACGCCCTGCTGGAACTGATGAAAGCCGATGGTATTTCGCCAAGCGATCTGCTGAGCAGTGAACTGCTTCAGGGGGGTCATCAGGTGAAAAAACGTAAAACGCGCGAAGCGAAATATCGCTTTATCGACGCGAACGGTGAAGAGAAAACGTGGACCGGTCAGGGCCGCACGCCGAAGCCAATCGCCAATGCGCTGGCAAACGGTAAATCACTGGACGATTTCCTGATCTGA
- the alaE gene encoding L-alanine exporter AlaE, with protein MFSPQSRLRHAVADTFAMVVYCSIVNMLIEIFLSGMTFEQSLSSRLVAIPVNIIIAWPYGLYRDAIMRFARRISPAGWVKNLADVLAYVTFQSPVYVAILLTVGADWHQIAAAVSSNIVISMLMGAVYGYFLDYCRRLFKVSQYNQAKA; from the coding sequence ATGTTCTCACCGCAGTCACGCCTGCGCCATGCGGTAGCGGATACCTTCGCGATGGTAGTTTACTGTTCCATCGTGAACATGCTGATTGAAATATTTCTCTCCGGAATGACCTTCGAGCAGTCGCTTTCCTCTCGCCTGGTGGCGATCCCGGTCAATATCATTATTGCCTGGCCTTATGGTTTATATCGCGACGCGATCATGCGCTTTGCCCGTCGCATTAGCCCGGCTGGCTGGGTGAAAAACCTGGCAGACGTGCTGGCATACGTGACATTCCAGTCCCCGGTTTATGTCGCTATTCTGTTGACCGTGGGCGCAGACTGGCATCAAATCGCCGCAGCGGTCAGCTCTAATATCGTGATTTCGATGTTGATGGGCGCGGTATATGGCTACTTTCTCGACTATTGCCGTCGCTTGTTTAAAGTCAGCCAGTACAACCAGGCAAAAGCATAA
- a CDS encoding DUF2002 family protein, which yields MYLRPDEVARVLEKAGFIMDAVTTKAYGYRRGENYVYVNREARMGRTALIIHPTLKDRSLSFAEPASDIKTCDHYQQFPLYLGGETHEHYGIPHGFSSRMALERFLKGLFGDVQ from the coding sequence ATGTATTTACGACCCGATGAGGTGGCGCGCGTTCTTGAAAAAGCGGGATTCATCATGGATGCAGTGACCACAAAAGCCTATGGATATCGCCGTGGCGAGAATTATGTTTACGTCAACCGTGAAGCGAGAATGGGGCGCACGGCTTTGATTATTCACCCAACGTTAAAAGACAGAAGTTTGTCATTTGCTGAACCTGCCTCGGATATTAAAACCTGCGATCATTATCAGCAATTTCCGCTCTATTTAGGCGGAGAAACGCATGAACATTATGGTATTCCGCATGGTTTCAGCTCGCGTATGGCGCTGGAACGTTTTCTGAAGGGACTGTTTGGCGACGTCCAATAA
- a CDS encoding DUF883 domain-containing protein, with translation MFNRPNRNDINDDAQDIRNDVSQLADTLEEVLKSWGSDAKDEADAAKRKAQSLLRETRARMNGRSRATQAACDAVSCASTFVREKPLCTLGTVAAVGIFVGALLSLRK, from the coding sequence ATGTTTAACAGACCGAACCGAAACGATATTAACGACGACGCCCAGGATATTCGTAACGATGTCAGCCAATTAGCGGATACGCTGGAGGAAGTGCTGAAGTCCTGGGGAAGTGACGCGAAGGATGAAGCAGATGCCGCAAAACGTAAGGCTCAGTCTTTGCTACGCGAAACACGTGCCCGGATGAACGGCCGTTCACGTGCAACGCAGGCGGCATGCGATGCGGTGAGTTGCGCCAGCACCTTTGTTCGTGAAAAGCCACTTTGTACGCTCGGTACAGTGGCCGCCGTGGGGATCTTTGTCGGTGCTCTGCTCAGCTTGCGTAAATAA
- the nrdH gene encoding glutaredoxin-like protein NrdH, which yields MSIIIYTRNDCVQCHATKRAMESRGVTFEMVNVDLVPDAADTLRAQGFRQLPVVVAGETSWSGFRPDMINRLAAQAASA from the coding sequence ATGAGCATTATTATTTACACTCGTAACGATTGTGTTCAGTGCCACGCGACCAAACGCGCAATGGAAAGCCGCGGCGTTACGTTTGAGATGGTGAATGTTGACCTGGTCCCGGATGCCGCCGATACCCTGCGTGCGCAAGGCTTCCGCCAGCTGCCGGTCGTTGTCGCAGGCGAAACCAGCTGGTCTGGGTTCCGCCCGGACATGATTAACCGCCTTGCCGCTCAGGCCGCCAGTGCATGA